The Streptomyces aurantiacus genome includes a region encoding these proteins:
- a CDS encoding WhiB family transcriptional regulator: MEGWREYAECRTVDPDLFFPIGSTGPALVQIEDAKSVCRRCPVQEECLDWALETGQSIGVWGGKSEAERRTLRRRVRGRASRNTSA; this comes from the coding sequence ATGGAGGGCTGGCGCGAGTACGCGGAATGCCGCACCGTCGATCCCGATCTGTTCTTCCCCATAGGCAGCACAGGCCCCGCGCTGGTGCAGATCGAGGACGCGAAGTCCGTCTGCCGCCGCTGCCCGGTCCAGGAGGAGTGCCTGGACTGGGCTCTCGAGACGGGCCAGAGCATCGGCGTCTGGGGCGGCAAGAGCGAAGCCGAACGGCGCACACTGCGGCGACGTGTCCGCGGCCGCGCGTCCAGGAACACCAGCGCGTAG
- a CDS encoding hemerythrin domain-containing protein: MPETRDVVQLILDDHRKMEDLFRQMRSVEADRATALKEFADLLIAHALAEEAKVYPALKRYRNIDDEEVEHGETEHDEGNKALLALLEVDEVGSDDWDEKLEELVEAVAHHTDEEERTILNGARENVPMERREELGADFVEERAHQLKSGCGSVENLRKIVKS, from the coding sequence ATGCCTGAGACACGAGATGTCGTCCAGTTGATTCTTGATGATCACCGGAAGATGGAGGACCTCTTCCGGCAGATGCGCAGTGTCGAGGCGGACAGGGCGACCGCGCTGAAAGAATTCGCCGACCTTCTGATCGCCCACGCCCTCGCGGAGGAGGCCAAGGTCTACCCCGCTCTCAAGCGCTACAGGAACATCGACGACGAGGAGGTGGAGCACGGCGAGACCGAACACGACGAAGGCAACAAGGCGCTGCTCGCCCTCCTGGAGGTCGACGAAGTCGGTTCCGACGACTGGGACGAGAAGCTGGAGGAACTCGTGGAGGCCGTCGCGCACCACACCGACGAGGAAGAACGCACCATCCTGAACGGCGCGCGCGAGAACGTCCCCATGGAGCGCCGTGAGGAGCTCGGCGCGGACTTCGTCGAGGAGCGGGCGCACCAGCTCAAGTCGGGATGCGGTTCGGTCGAGAACCTCCGCAAGATCGTGAAGAGCTGA
- a CDS encoding ABC transporter substrate-binding protein: MQRRILGLAAVLTTIVAAAGCGSSDSGAGGSSTSGGDKTAQVKVGIIPIVDVAPLYLGQKKGFFGSRGIDLEMVSAQGGAAIIPGVVNGQFQFGFSNTTSLMVAQVKGVPVKSVVNGAASNGKVGGDVTGVAVKKDSSIKSAKDLAGHTVAVNTLQNIGDTTVRESVRADGGDPSEVKFVEIAFDQMPAALDGGRVDAAWMGEPAMTVAKAQGVRVVASPFAETDPKLTVATYFTSAKLQKENPDLVKKFTEAMAESLQYATDHPDEARQILTTYTKISGDVLEKLTLPSWPPDIDTASLEKLASLGERDGLFGDKKPDLDALFS; this comes from the coding sequence ATGCAACGGCGCATTCTCGGGCTTGCCGCAGTACTGACCACGATCGTCGCCGCGGCCGGATGCGGGTCGTCGGACTCGGGGGCCGGAGGTTCGTCGACCTCGGGCGGGGACAAGACCGCACAGGTCAAGGTCGGCATCATCCCGATCGTCGATGTGGCCCCGCTCTATCTGGGGCAGAAGAAGGGGTTCTTCGGCAGCCGCGGCATCGACCTCGAGATGGTGAGTGCCCAGGGCGGCGCGGCGATCATCCCCGGTGTGGTGAACGGCCAGTTCCAGTTCGGGTTCAGCAACACCACGTCGCTGATGGTCGCCCAGGTCAAGGGAGTTCCGGTCAAGTCCGTGGTCAACGGCGCGGCGTCCAACGGCAAGGTCGGGGGCGACGTCACCGGTGTGGCGGTCAAAAAGGACAGCTCGATCAAGTCGGCCAAGGACCTCGCCGGGCACACGGTGGCGGTGAACACCCTGCAGAACATCGGGGACACCACGGTGCGCGAGTCGGTCCGTGCGGACGGCGGCGACCCGTCCGAGGTCAAGTTCGTGGAGATCGCGTTCGACCAGATGCCGGCCGCTCTGGACGGGGGGCGCGTGGACGCCGCGTGGATGGGCGAGCCCGCGATGACGGTCGCCAAGGCACAGGGCGTCCGCGTCGTGGCGTCGCCGTTCGCCGAGACGGACCCCAAGCTCACCGTGGCGACGTACTTCACCTCGGCCAAGCTGCAGAAGGAGAACCCCGACCTGGTGAAGAAATTCACCGAGGCGATGGCCGAGTCACTGCAGTACGCCACCGACCATCCCGACGAGGCGCGCCAGATCCTCACCACCTACACCAAGATCAGCGGTGATGTCCTGGAGAAGCTCACGCTGCCCAGCTGGCCGCCGGACATCGACACGGCCTCCCTGGAGAAGCTGGCGTCCCTCGGTGAGCGGGACGGTCTCTTCGGAGACAAGAAGCCCGACCTGGACGCCCTCTTCTCCTGA
- a CDS encoding ATP-binding protein has protein sequence MLGEQRKHPIDASSASARPQRPGPGPRSPAEVREEVRLALEEARRSRRRDAVGDDVVGDALLVASELTTNAMLHGGGVTGFEVSLDDGDVRLSVSDRSQELPTPKQHVDERGFMRAGGHGWPIVCRLARDITISELGTGGKRITAVLPLVRQ, from the coding sequence ATGCTCGGGGAGCAGCGGAAGCACCCCATCGACGCGTCGTCCGCGTCGGCGCGGCCCCAGCGACCGGGACCGGGACCGCGCAGTCCGGCCGAGGTACGCGAGGAGGTGAGGCTCGCACTCGAAGAAGCGCGGCGGTCCCGACGCCGCGACGCCGTGGGCGACGACGTCGTCGGCGACGCACTGCTCGTCGCCTCGGAACTGACGACCAACGCCATGCTGCACGGCGGCGGTGTCACCGGTTTCGAGGTGTCGCTGGACGATGGGGACGTCCGGCTGTCCGTGAGCGACCGCAGCCAGGAGCTGCCCACCCCCAAGCAGCACGTCGATGAGCGGGGCTTCATGCGGGCCGGTGGCCACGGCTGGCCCATCGTCTGCCGCCTTGCCCGTGACATCACGATCTCGGAACTCGGGACCGGCGGGAAGCGCATCACCGCCGTACTGCCGCTCGTCCGCCAATGA
- a CDS encoding transposase family protein — protein sequence MAGVLSAEQVWVETFTGLRLTQFSRLLKAVRERGGNGTMQGRPWSLPLAERVLLVAVYYRTNLTMRQLGPLFGVSSSTVCRVIQRLGPLLALEPVSRPADAADRLWIVDGTLVPVRDRTVGASSRNYRFSANVQVIVDADTRLVIAAARPAPGTTADAHAWRASGLAEHCQDVTVLGDGAYLNCGMVVPHRKRPRRPLLAGEEADNAAHRTVRARVEHVIGRMKNYKILRDCRQHGDGLHHAVQAVAHMHNLALTS from the coding sequence ATGGCTGGGGTGTTGAGTGCTGAACAGGTGTGGGTGGAGACGTTCACGGGGCTGCGGTTGACGCAGTTTTCGCGGTTGCTCAAGGCGGTGCGGGAGCGCGGTGGCAACGGCACGATGCAGGGCCGGCCGTGGAGCCTGCCGCTGGCCGAGCGGGTGCTGCTGGTCGCGGTGTACTACCGGACGAACCTGACCATGCGGCAACTGGGACCGCTGTTCGGAGTGTCCTCGTCCACCGTGTGCCGAGTGATCCAACGGCTCGGGCCGCTGCTGGCCCTCGAACCCGTCTCACGTCCGGCCGACGCCGCGGACCGGTTGTGGATCGTGGACGGCACGCTGGTCCCGGTCCGTGACCGCACGGTCGGCGCATCCAGCCGCAACTACCGCTTCTCTGCGAACGTGCAGGTCATCGTAGACGCCGACACCCGCCTCGTGATCGCAGCGGCCCGACCGGCACCGGGCACCACCGCCGACGCCCATGCCTGGCGCGCCTCCGGTCTCGCCGAGCACTGCCAGGACGTGACCGTCCTGGGCGATGGCGCCTACCTCAACTGCGGCATGGTCGTGCCGCACCGCAAACGCCCGCGCCGGCCCCTGCTGGCCGGCGAGGAAGCCGACAACGCAGCCCACCGCACGGTGCGTGCCCGTGTGGAGCATGTGATCGGCCGCATGAAGAACTACAAGATCCTCCGCGACTGCCGACAGCACGGCGACGGCCTCCACCACGCCGTCCAAGCCGTCGCCCACATGCACAACCTCGCCCTCACATCATGA
- a CDS encoding CsbD family protein, giving the protein MAKNEKAKAKTEQAKGKTKETLGRAVGNERLTAEGRAEQSKGDVRQAKEKTKDAFRH; this is encoded by the coding sequence GTGGCCAAGAACGAGAAGGCAAAGGCCAAGACCGAGCAGGCCAAGGGCAAGACGAAGGAGACCCTCGGCCGCGCTGTCGGGAACGAGCGTCTGACCGCCGAAGGCAGGGCGGAGCAGTCCAAGGGTGACGTCCGCCAGGCCAAGGAAAAGACCAAAGACGCATTCCGGCATTGA